A genomic segment from Paraburkholderia hayleyella encodes:
- a CDS encoding NAD-dependent epimerase/dehydratase family protein, with product MNIFITGASGFIGGSIAAGLARAGHQVSGLIRQPSQAAELERLGIRPVSGTLDDHALLVAQAQAADAVINAASSDHRGAVEALLEGLAGSNKTFLHTSGSSIVGDASGGEAGTAAVYHEDALPTPTADKAARVALDQRVLDAAQQSIRSAVLCNTLIYGHGTVAGSESVQLPRLVHEAQKSGVVRHVGSGANIWSNVHIDDVVELYRLALEKSPAGTFYFVESGEASFREMAQAVAEVLGLGAPQSWPLAEAQKAWGDEMAAYAMGSNSRVRGERARRLLGWKPVRTSVTDWIRQEMLPRTKG from the coding sequence TTGAACATCTTCATCACAGGAGCAAGCGGTTTTATTGGCGGCTCGATTGCAGCGGGTCTGGCCCGGGCGGGCCATCAGGTCAGCGGACTGATTCGTCAGCCCAGCCAGGCGGCCGAACTGGAGCGGCTAGGCATCCGCCCGGTGAGCGGCACGCTCGACGACCACGCGCTACTGGTGGCGCAAGCGCAAGCCGCCGATGCGGTCATCAACGCCGCGAGCAGCGATCATCGCGGTGCGGTCGAAGCCCTGCTGGAAGGCCTGGCAGGCTCGAACAAAACGTTTTTGCACACCAGCGGCTCAAGCATTGTGGGCGACGCGTCAGGCGGCGAAGCAGGCACCGCGGCGGTGTATCACGAAGATGCGCTACCTACGCCTACCGCTGACAAAGCCGCTCGCGTCGCACTCGACCAGCGCGTGCTCGACGCCGCGCAGCAATCTATCCGTTCGGCGGTGTTGTGTAACACGCTGATTTATGGTCATGGCACGGTCGCCGGCAGCGAGAGCGTGCAATTGCCGCGCCTCGTCCACGAAGCGCAAAAAAGTGGCGTGGTGCGCCATGTCGGCAGCGGCGCGAATATCTGGTCGAACGTGCATATCGACGATGTCGTCGAGCTGTATCGCCTCGCCCTGGAAAAAAGCCCGGCGGGAACGTTTTATTTCGTCGAAAGCGGCGAGGCATCGTTCAGGGAGATGGCGCAAGCCGTCGCCGAGGTGCTAGGTCTGGGCGCGCCCCAAAGCTGGCCGCTCGCCGAGGCGCAAAAAGCCTGGGGGGACGAAATGGCCGCCTATGCGATGGGCTCGAACAGCCGGGTACGCGGGGAACGTGCGCGGCGGCTGCTAGGCTGGAAGCCGGTGCGGACTTCGGTGACGGACTGGATTCGGCAGGAAATGCTGCCGCGCACGAAGGGTTGA
- a CDS encoding LysR family transcriptional regulator: MKTSTDELLVLVTVIDCGSMTAAAEKLQQTVSGVSRALSRLESKLDTALVRRTTRRLHLTDEGELFLARARVILAAMEDAEASVKHHRQRPSGRLRVDAASPFMLHCVAPHMTAFSALYPEIALELTSSERIVDLLEQKIDIAIRIGALQDSTLHARALGTSKVRIVASPAYLAEQGEPRVPADLLAHRLIGFTAPERLNRWPLPDGGQASMKINPGITASSGETLRQLALAGWGIARLADFMIAADIAAGRLVPLLDTLLLEERQPVNAVYYQSAALAERVQCFLDFLAGRLRL, from the coding sequence ATGAAAACTTCCACCGATGAATTGCTGGTGCTGGTCACGGTGATCGACTGCGGTTCCATGACAGCCGCCGCCGAAAAGCTGCAGCAGACCGTCTCGGGCGTGAGCCGCGCGCTTTCGCGGCTGGAATCCAAGCTCGACACCGCGCTGGTGCGGCGCACCACACGGCGCTTGCACCTGACCGACGAGGGTGAGCTGTTTCTGGCGCGTGCGCGAGTGATTCTGGCGGCGATGGAAGACGCGGAAGCCTCGGTCAAACACCACCGGCAGCGGCCTTCCGGGCGCTTGCGGGTCGATGCCGCATCGCCCTTCATGCTGCATTGCGTGGCGCCGCATATGACAGCGTTTTCGGCGCTGTATCCGGAGATTGCGCTGGAGCTGACGAGCAGCGAGCGCATCGTCGACTTGCTGGAGCAGAAGATCGACATTGCGATCCGCATTGGCGCGTTGCAGGATTCCACGCTGCACGCCCGGGCGCTGGGCACGAGCAAGGTCCGGATCGTCGCCAGCCCGGCATATCTGGCTGAACAGGGCGAGCCGCGGGTCCCGGCGGATTTGCTGGCGCACCGGCTGATCGGCTTTACCGCGCCGGAGCGCCTGAACCGCTGGCCGCTGCCCGATGGCGGGCAGGCCTCGATGAAGATCAACCCGGGGATCACCGCCTCGAGCGGCGAGACCTTGCGACAACTGGCGCTAGCGGGCTGGGGGATTGCCCGCCTGGCCGACTTCATGATTGCCGCCGATATTGCCGCGGGCCGGCTGGTGCCTCTGCTGGATACGCTGTTGCTGGAAGAGCGTCAGCCGGTGAATGCGGTGTATTACCAGAGCGCGGCGCTGGCGGAGCGGGTGCAGTGTTTTCTGGATTTTCTCGCGGGGCGTTTGCGGCTTTAA
- a CDS encoding CDP-diacylglycerol diphosphatase, translating to MHHPGKNLTPAVLLSLPLLLGQQACGANGASGADSDFLWQKLNQQCVPNYLADDIYRPCALVDLDSRYVIYKVDNDKYQYLLLPTDKISGIEDPQLLNDQTSKYFYHAWQARSFLTEKLNKTLKEKDIALTLNAANTRTQNQLHFHISCLAPAVRTLLNGLDTANLGNEWSALAEKIRQHTYYVKKISLSDLKTINLFPLIKDKVTADHGQMAYSGAALVNVNKDTFLLLVSSGTAERGVAAEEIQDHQCRMAY from the coding sequence ATGCACCACCCAGGCAAAAATTTAACACCCGCTGTTCTCTTGTCGCTGCCGCTATTACTCGGCCAGCAGGCCTGTGGAGCAAACGGAGCAAGCGGAGCAGACAGCGATTTTTTGTGGCAGAAACTGAATCAGCAATGCGTCCCCAACTATCTTGCTGACGATATCTACCGGCCATGTGCGCTAGTCGATCTGGATAGCCGGTACGTTATATACAAGGTAGACAACGACAAATATCAATATCTGCTGTTACCTACCGACAAGATAAGCGGCATCGAGGATCCGCAATTATTAAACGATCAAACTTCAAAATATTTTTACCATGCGTGGCAAGCACGTTCATTCCTGACTGAAAAATTAAATAAAACATTAAAAGAGAAGGACATCGCCTTAACGCTCAACGCCGCGAATACTCGCACGCAAAATCAGTTGCACTTCCATATTTCTTGTCTCGCCCCGGCCGTCCGAACATTATTGAATGGCCTGGATACAGCTAACCTGGGAAACGAATGGTCAGCGCTCGCAGAAAAAATCAGGCAACACACTTACTACGTTAAAAAAATTTCCCTGTCCGACCTGAAGACAATCAATCTTTTCCCGCTCATCAAAGACAAGGTCACGGCTGATCACGGGCAAATGGCTTATAGCGGAGCCGCGCTGGTCAATGTCAACAAAGATACGTTTTTGTTGCTCGTCTCTTCCGGTACCGCCGAGCGGGGCGTAGCGGCAGAGGAAATTCAGGATCACCAGTGCCGCATGGCCTATTGA